A region of Salvelinus namaycush isolate Seneca chromosome 9, SaNama_1.0, whole genome shotgun sequence DNA encodes the following proteins:
- the LOC120053654 gene encoding DNA methyltransferase 1-associated protein 1-like isoform X1: MAAGADVRDILELAGGDNDGPISKKDFINSEKKKAKKTTETLTFKRPEGMHREVYALLYSDKNRDAPPLLPSDTTQGYRTVKAKLGCKRVRPWKWMPFTNPARRDGAVFHHWRRMAEEGKDYPFARFNKAVQVPVYSEQEYQMYLHDDGWTKAETDHLFDLCKRFDLRFIVVHDRYDHQQYRKRSTEDLKERYYNICGKLTKVRAATGTEPKMYVFDAGHERRRKEQLERLFNRTPDQVAEEEYLMQELRKMESRKKDREKKAQDLQKLITAADTNTEMRRAERKATKKKLPLKREMEKPTVPETAGIKFPDFKSAGVTLRSQRMKLPSSVGQKKIKAIDQILTEREVDLNPMPTEEIVQMFNELRSDLVLVYELKQAHGNCEYEQQMLRHRYEALLKAGGGGGIPVVPPGGGGLEAPGGPEMPAWPGPDDIKGEAKEQIIDVVGAPLTPNSRKRRESASSSSSIKKVKKP; the protein is encoded by the exons ATGGCAGCTGGTGCCGATGTGAGAGATATTCTGGAGTTGGCCGGAGGGGACAATGATGGGCCGATCAGTAAGAAGGATTTCATCAACTCCGAGAAG AAAAAGGCCAAGAAAACAACTGAAACGTTGACCTTCAAGAGACCAGAGGGGATGCACAGAGAGGTGTACGCCCTGCTCTACTCAGACAAGAA CAGAGATGCTCCCCCCCTGCTGCCCAGTGACACTACTCAGGGCTACCGGACAGTGAAGGCCAAGTTGGGCTGTAAGCGGGTGCGACCCTGGAAATGGATGCCCTTCACCAACCCAGCCCGCCGAGACGGAGCCGTCTTCCACCACTGGAGACGCATGGCAGAGGAAGGCAAGGACTACCCCTTCGCCCGCTTCAACAAG gCAGTGCAGGTGCCAGTGTACTCGGAGCAGGAGTACCAGATGTATCTCCATGATGACGGCTGGACCAAGGCGGAGACGGACCACCTGTTTGACCTGTGCAAGCGCTTTGACCTGCGCTTCATCGTCGTCCACGACCGCTACGACCATCAGCAATACAGA AAACGGTCAACAGAGGACCTGAAGGAACGTTACTACAACATTTGCGGTAAGCTGACCAAGGTTCGCGCTGCAACAGGGACAGAGCCCAAGATGTACGTATTTGACGCGGGTCACGAGAGGCGCAGGAAAGAGCAGCTGGAGAGATTATTCAACCGCACGCCTGATCAG GTGGCAGAAGAGGAGTATCTGATGCAGGAGCTGAGGAAGATGGAGAGCAGGAAGAAGGATCGTGAGAAGAAGGCCCAGGACCTGCAGAAGCTCATCACAGCAGCAGACACCAACACAGAGATGAGACGTGCCGAGCGCAAGGCTACCAAGAAGAAGCTCCCGCTGAAACGAGAGATGGAGAAACCG ACTGTTCCTGAGACGGCAGGCATCAAATTCCCTGACTTCAAATCAGCTGGAGTCACGCTGCGCAGCCAGAGG ATGAAGCTGCCGAGCTCGGTAGGCCAGAAGAAAATCAAGGCCATTGACCAGATCTTGACAGAGCGGGAAGTGG ACCTGAACCCCATGCCCACAGAGGAGATAGTCCAGATGTTCAACGAGCTGCGCAGTGACCTGGTGCTGGTCTATGAGCTGAAGCAGGCCCACGGTAACTGTGAGTACGAACAACAGATGCTGCGCCACCGCTACGAGGCCCTGCTGAaggctggaggaggaggggggatccCTGTTGTGCccccaggaggaggaggactagaGGCCCCTGGGGGTCCCGAGATGCCCGCCTGGCCCGGCCCAGACGACATCAAGGGCGAGGCCAAGGAACAGATCATCGATGTGGTGGGAGCTCCGCTCACCCCCAACTCA CGTAAACGCAGAGAATCTGCATCCAGCTCCTCGTCCATCAAGAAGGTGAAGAAGCCGTAA
- the LOC120053654 gene encoding DNA methyltransferase 1-associated protein 1-like isoform X2 → MAAGADVRDILELAGGDNDGPISKKDFINSEKKKAKKTTETLTFKRPEGMHREVYALLYSDKKDAPPLLPSDTTQGYRTVKAKLGCKRVRPWKWMPFTNPARRDGAVFHHWRRMAEEGKDYPFARFNKAVQVPVYSEQEYQMYLHDDGWTKAETDHLFDLCKRFDLRFIVVHDRYDHQQYRKRSTEDLKERYYNICGKLTKVRAATGTEPKMYVFDAGHERRRKEQLERLFNRTPDQVAEEEYLMQELRKMESRKKDREKKAQDLQKLITAADTNTEMRRAERKATKKKLPLKREMEKPTVPETAGIKFPDFKSAGVTLRSQRMKLPSSVGQKKIKAIDQILTEREVDLNPMPTEEIVQMFNELRSDLVLVYELKQAHGNCEYEQQMLRHRYEALLKAGGGGGIPVVPPGGGGLEAPGGPEMPAWPGPDDIKGEAKEQIIDVVGAPLTPNSRKRRESASSSSSIKKVKKP, encoded by the exons ATGGCAGCTGGTGCCGATGTGAGAGATATTCTGGAGTTGGCCGGAGGGGACAATGATGGGCCGATCAGTAAGAAGGATTTCATCAACTCCGAGAAG AAAAAGGCCAAGAAAACAACTGAAACGTTGACCTTCAAGAGACCAGAGGGGATGCACAGAGAGGTGTACGCCCTGCTCTACTCAGACAAGAA AGATGCTCCCCCCCTGCTGCCCAGTGACACTACTCAGGGCTACCGGACAGTGAAGGCCAAGTTGGGCTGTAAGCGGGTGCGACCCTGGAAATGGATGCCCTTCACCAACCCAGCCCGCCGAGACGGAGCCGTCTTCCACCACTGGAGACGCATGGCAGAGGAAGGCAAGGACTACCCCTTCGCCCGCTTCAACAAG gCAGTGCAGGTGCCAGTGTACTCGGAGCAGGAGTACCAGATGTATCTCCATGATGACGGCTGGACCAAGGCGGAGACGGACCACCTGTTTGACCTGTGCAAGCGCTTTGACCTGCGCTTCATCGTCGTCCACGACCGCTACGACCATCAGCAATACAGA AAACGGTCAACAGAGGACCTGAAGGAACGTTACTACAACATTTGCGGTAAGCTGACCAAGGTTCGCGCTGCAACAGGGACAGAGCCCAAGATGTACGTATTTGACGCGGGTCACGAGAGGCGCAGGAAAGAGCAGCTGGAGAGATTATTCAACCGCACGCCTGATCAG GTGGCAGAAGAGGAGTATCTGATGCAGGAGCTGAGGAAGATGGAGAGCAGGAAGAAGGATCGTGAGAAGAAGGCCCAGGACCTGCAGAAGCTCATCACAGCAGCAGACACCAACACAGAGATGAGACGTGCCGAGCGCAAGGCTACCAAGAAGAAGCTCCCGCTGAAACGAGAGATGGAGAAACCG ACTGTTCCTGAGACGGCAGGCATCAAATTCCCTGACTTCAAATCAGCTGGAGTCACGCTGCGCAGCCAGAGG ATGAAGCTGCCGAGCTCGGTAGGCCAGAAGAAAATCAAGGCCATTGACCAGATCTTGACAGAGCGGGAAGTGG ACCTGAACCCCATGCCCACAGAGGAGATAGTCCAGATGTTCAACGAGCTGCGCAGTGACCTGGTGCTGGTCTATGAGCTGAAGCAGGCCCACGGTAACTGTGAGTACGAACAACAGATGCTGCGCCACCGCTACGAGGCCCTGCTGAaggctggaggaggaggggggatccCTGTTGTGCccccaggaggaggaggactagaGGCCCCTGGGGGTCCCGAGATGCCCGCCTGGCCCGGCCCAGACGACATCAAGGGCGAGGCCAAGGAACAGATCATCGATGTGGTGGGAGCTCCGCTCACCCCCAACTCA CGTAAACGCAGAGAATCTGCATCCAGCTCCTCGTCCATCAAGAAGGTGAAGAAGCCGTAA